The DNA region GGATACGTTTCGGGTCTTTGACCTTGTGTATGTGATGACCAATGGAGGGCCGGGGGGAAGAACGGCGACGCTAGGATTCTTAAGCTATGAATGGATTTTCCGACACTTCAATATGGGAAGAGGTTCAGTAATAGCCATTTTCATTCTTGGTGCGGTAATTCTTATATCCTGGTATTTCATCAAAGTCTTGCAATTGCAATTTCTTGAACAGGTCAAATGAGAGAGGGGATGGAAAAGCGTGAAGGGCCCTGAGTCGAAAAGCCTGCTCTGGTGGATAGGATTCTACAGCGCACTTTGCATCATTGTTTTCTTTGTCCTCTTTCCCATTTTCTGGATTGTGACGACTTCCCTTAAGCAAAGAATCGATGTATACACCGAAAAACCGGTGCTCTTTTTCCGAGCCACCTTGGAGAATTACCAGCGAGTTTTCCGACTCCAGGATTTTTCCCGATATCTCTTGAATGGTTTCATCGTTGCCACAAGCACCACCTTCATCATCATGTACTTTGGCGCCCTTGGAGCCTATGCCCTGACGAGGTGGAAATTCCGTGGCTACAATTGGGTTTCTCTGGCCATCATTGCTGCCCGGATGTTTCCTCCCATTGCCTTGCTCCCTTCTTTCTTCCTTTTTGCTTCACGCTTCGGTATCATCGATACCCGCCAGGTTGTGATCTTTGCACATTCCACTTATGGCTTACCCTTTATTATCTTCATGCTGGCTGGATTTTTCAGACAAATACCGAGGGACCTCGATGAAGCAGCGCTCATTGACGGTTGCTCCTATTTCGCTCTCTTTAACCGCATCATGCTTCCCAGTGTTGCCCCTGG from Atribacterota bacterium includes:
- a CDS encoding carbohydrate ABC transporter permease, coding for MKGPESKSLLWWIGFYSALCIIVFFVLFPIFWIVTTSLKQRIDVYTEKPVLFFRATLENYQRVFRLQDFSRYLLNGFIVATSTTFIIMYFGALGAYALTRWKFRGYNWVSLAIIAARMFPPIALLPSFFLFASRFGIIDTRQVVIFAHSTYGLPFIIFMLAGFFRQIPRDLDEAALIDGCSYFALFNRIMLPSVAPGLAATAILSFVWSWNEFLFALVLTRASSKTLPVVISEFIGFVQVDWQGLTAMATLLVVPSIIITFFTQQYLVRGLTAGAVKG